From the genome of Gryllotalpicola protaetiae:
TGTTCCTGCTGCCTTACTTCTCGTGGCTGTCGCGGCGCTTCATCATCACGACGCGCCGCATCGTCGTGCGGCGCGGGTTCTTCACGCGGCGGCGGCAGGAGCTGCTGCACACGCGCGGTTACGAGGTGGAGCTGGGCCGTGGGCCGCTGCAGGCGATGTTCGGGTCGGGGAACCTGCGGATCACCGTCGCGGGGGAGACGGTGCTGGTGCTGCGAGACATCCCGCGTGCACGGACCGTGCAGGTGGCGCTGCACGACCTGATGGAGAACGCGGCGAGCCTGCAGGCGGCGCAGCGTCAGGTGATGCAGTCGCCGACGATCACGCGGCAGACGACGGTGTGGACGGGGCGCTAGTCAGCGT
Proteins encoded in this window:
- a CDS encoding PH domain-containing protein; this translates as MARPVAPRSAAAPEAVAGPPERVVARLRPHARALFWPAVALVLVCGGYGYFAERFEASWARFAVLIAAALLVLLLFLLPYFSWLSRRFIITTRRIVVRRGFFTRRRQELLHTRGYEVELGRGPLQAMFGSGNLRITVAGETVLVLRDIPRARTVQVALHDLMENAASLQAAQRQVMQSPTITRQTTVWTGR